From the Niveibacterium microcysteis genome, the window GCACTGCCTGGCGCGCCAGCTTCTTTGCAACAACGAAGCCGATTCGCGCACTTGGCAAGGCATTGGGTCGGTAGTGCAGGCTGAAGACCCTGCCCCTCACAACCCTGCGGAAGGCGAAAACAGTCGAGAACTCGTCGCCAGTATGCAGCCTGTAGGCTGCCAGCAGCTCGAATCCGACAGATTCAGCCTGCCGTTCAGACGGCGAGACGATGACGGCCCTTGGCGCGACGAGCGGCGAGGACAGCGCGGCCACCACGGGTGCGCGAACGGACGAGGAAGCCGTGCGTGCGCTTGCGGCGGACGACGGAAGGCTGGTAAGTGCGCTTCATGTTCTTGTTTCCTTGCTAACCGGGAAAAACGCGCGATT encodes:
- the rnpA gene encoding ribonuclease P protein component, which produces MAALSSPLVAPRAVIVSPSERQAESVGFELLAAYRLHTGDEFSTVFAFRRVVRGRVFSLHYRPNALPSARIGFVVAKKLARQAVQRNLIKRIAREAFRLRRAQLPCCDLVLRLSASPKTASRAEMRAEVEALFDRLPQG
- the rpmH gene encoding 50S ribosomal protein L34; translation: MKRTYQPSVVRRKRTHGFLVRSRTRGGRAVLAARRAKGRHRLAV